The following proteins come from a genomic window of Anaerobutyricum hallii:
- a CDS encoding CDP-glycerol glycerophosphotransferase family protein has protein sequence MSRATISFLSTRGRAMNIDLKLIQDYLALNLSDITFEYYLKNTATKVPAANKQLERARLSFCDNTRNIICMDPSIPVKLSPALPEERRLLTLVPYDYLFNEYLKFTEDPELAHKKTFFRCTHVLPGSPFFSNFLKNFYEFENATFLDGMCLPLAWDITSKETKANVRNNLEYLYPEAKGKKILTILTVNQTAPEEMTELFSDLDLKKFLNEIGDNWFLLTNNINLLEMSGKLPFSYAKCFGYMKGVFGFDNLLYFSDMLVTNSSKHACTFASENKPVYYLNYGKKHFGRYMKQYYPDLYLETAGELMTLDYDQTELSEEESRFCQEFAYNTTQNPFSSLKNLFSQETTI, from the coding sequence ATGAGTAGAGCTACCATTTCATTTCTTAGCACACGTGGCAGGGCAATGAATATCGATTTAAAATTAATACAGGACTATCTGGCATTGAACCTTTCTGACATAACTTTTGAATACTATCTGAAAAACACCGCTACGAAAGTTCCTGCCGCCAACAAACAGTTAGAAAGGGCCCGTCTCTCCTTCTGTGATAACACCAGAAATATTATCTGTATGGATCCTTCTATTCCAGTGAAACTTTCTCCTGCTTTACCGGAAGAACGACGACTTTTAACTTTAGTCCCTTATGATTATCTTTTTAATGAATACTTAAAGTTTACAGAAGACCCTGAATTAGCACATAAGAAGACCTTCTTTCGCTGTACTCATGTACTCCCGGGTTCTCCTTTTTTCAGTAATTTTCTTAAAAACTTTTATGAATTTGAAAATGCTACTTTTCTAGACGGTATGTGTCTCCCTCTTGCCTGGGATATCACATCCAAAGAAACAAAAGCAAATGTACGAAACAACTTAGAATACCTTTATCCAGAAGCAAAGGGGAAAAAAATACTGACTATTCTTACAGTAAATCAAACTGCTCCAGAGGAAATGACAGAACTCTTTTCCGATTTAGACTTAAAAAAATTTCTGAATGAAATCGGAGATAACTGGTTTTTACTTACCAATAATATCAATCTTCTTGAAATGTCTGGCAAACTTCCTTTTTCGTATGCAAAATGTTTTGGATATATGAAGGGTGTATTCGGTTTTGATAATCTGCTTTATTTCTCAGATATGTTGGTCACAAACAGCAGTAAACATGCTTGTACCTTTGCCTCTGAAAACAAACCAGTGTATTATCTAAATTACGGAAAAAAGCATTTTGGAAGATACATGAAACAATATTATCCAGATCTATATCTAGAAACAGCAGGAGAATTAATGACACTTGACTATGACCAGACGGAATTATCCGAAGAAGAAAGTCGCTTTTGTCAGGAGTTTGCCTACAATACTACACAAAATCCTTTCTCTTCATTGAAAAATTTATTTTCTCAAGAAACTACCATATAA
- a CDS encoding DUF6056 family protein, with protein MNTKGINFKDIAKYAICFVTMFALSWLFPYTGDDWAWGSQIGLDRLHTWFDNYSGRYVGNLIVLALTRSNLLKSLAMAVAITGIILLLERLIKERWSFYVSIVLLICLPKAVLRQAVVWTAGFSNYVTSIFFTLIYIVYIYWIFDEKPNRNKLRQRILPCIPLVALGMINTLIVENVTLYNVVLGIAIIIYVLFRYHKVLIQHVCYFAGTICGTAYMFSNSVYHSISSNADGYRSVAKGGIISQALKNYFDVIYKEYFMNNIVLNLFILCVCYVIYVNYKKQSVESKNKLGKVLAVCLGIMTCYNAWSLFSYIGLGTVTKQTLLIVIEGSATVAAGISLIIFALIMAIHYTNFWRILFVACSVLCMAAPLFAVNPIGSRCFFPSYVLFVLFAEELCRIVADNFIIVINEKILKRVAVTIVGVGMVFYLCIFASVYRADHQRISYIRDKVSAGEKKIEILHLPYESYIWTPTPNKGEIWEKRYKLFYDIPQNVTLNSVWVYSK; from the coding sequence ATGAATACAAAAGGAATAAATTTTAAAGATATAGCTAAATATGCAATATGTTTTGTAACGATGTTTGCATTGAGCTGGCTGTTCCCCTATACAGGTGATGACTGGGCATGGGGAAGTCAGATTGGACTGGATAGACTGCATACATGGTTTGATAATTACAGTGGAAGATATGTTGGAAATTTGATTGTTCTGGCATTGACTCGTTCTAATCTGTTGAAATCACTAGCAATGGCTGTTGCTATAACTGGAATTATACTTTTACTGGAAAGACTAATTAAAGAAAGATGGTCTTTTTATGTAAGTATTGTTTTATTAATATGTTTACCCAAGGCAGTTTTGAGACAGGCAGTGGTATGGACAGCAGGATTTTCTAATTATGTGACCTCGATCTTTTTTACGCTGATTTATATTGTTTATATTTATTGGATATTTGATGAAAAACCAAATCGAAATAAGCTGCGCCAAAGAATATTACCGTGTATTCCGCTGGTTGCGTTGGGAATGATTAATACATTAATTGTGGAAAATGTCACTCTTTATAACGTAGTGCTGGGGATAGCCATAATTATATATGTGCTATTCCGATATCATAAAGTATTGATTCAGCATGTATGTTACTTTGCAGGCACTATTTGTGGAACAGCATATATGTTCTCTAATTCAGTATATCATTCGATTTCTAGCAATGCAGATGGTTATCGTAGTGTGGCAAAAGGCGGAATTATATCACAGGCATTAAAGAATTATTTTGATGTTATTTATAAAGAATATTTTATGAATAATATTGTTTTAAACTTATTTATTCTGTGTGTATGCTATGTTATCTATGTGAATTATAAAAAGCAGAGTGTAGAAAGTAAAAATAAATTAGGTAAAGTGTTAGCAGTTTGCTTAGGAATAATGACTTGTTATAATGCATGGAGCCTTTTTTCTTATATTGGTCTTGGTACAGTGACAAAACAAACTTTATTAATTGTTATTGAGGGAAGCGCAACAGTGGCAGCGGGTATATCATTAATTATTTTTGCTTTAATTATGGCAATTCATTATACAAATTTTTGGAGAATTTTATTTGTTGCATGTAGTGTACTTTGTATGGCAGCTCCATTATTTGCTGTAAATCCAATTGGAAGCCGCTGTTTCTTTCCATCCTACGTATTATTTGTTCTGTTTGCAGAAGAATTATGTAGAATTGTGGCAGATAATTTTATAATAGTAATAAATGAGAAGATTCTTAAGCGTGTAGCAGTAACGATTGTTGGGGTAGGAATGGTATTTTATTTGTGTATCTTTGCATCAGTATATCGAGCAGACCACCAAAGAATCTCTTACATAAGGGATAAAGTGTCAGCCGGTGAAAAAAAGATTGAAATATTACATCTTCCATATGAATCTTATATATGGACTCCCACACCAAATAAAGGGGAAATATGGGAGAAAAGATATAAATTGTTTTATGACATTCCACAGAATGTTACGCTGAACTCTGTTTGGGTATATAGTAAATAA
- a CDS encoding acyltransferase: MLKITDPSLLNDLPQNNRFIGTLPTLDNSSIIFNGKNNILYCDEHVHLTNSILTFNGNNSVIYLCRNKHLYKLDVVTYNNSAFYVGQNNYFNGKLSAILSEQKHIFIGDDGLFSFGIWMRIADPHLIYHTDSKKRINPTKSIYLGDHVWIGQSAMILKGTQIHSGSIIGALSVVSGKEIPSNTSWAGNPSRKIAENIFWTDKCVHSWIDNQTAENNVCKTDAYTYHYDPKEFIAFSQIDQKLTDASNSEERYAYLTTFTTHKAKNRFTAENQKKSSTKSFCKLSKLFK, encoded by the coding sequence ATGTTAAAAATTACTGACCCAAGCTTACTAAATGATCTTCCTCAAAATAACCGCTTCATTGGCACATTACCTACACTAGATAACTCTTCTATTATTTTTAATGGAAAAAATAATATTCTGTACTGTGATGAGCATGTACATCTCACAAATTCTATTTTGACATTTAATGGAAATAATTCTGTTATCTATCTATGCCGAAATAAGCATTTATACAAATTAGATGTTGTTACTTATAATAATTCTGCTTTTTATGTAGGTCAAAATAATTATTTTAATGGAAAACTTTCTGCCATTCTCTCGGAACAGAAACATATCTTCATTGGAGATGATGGATTATTCTCCTTTGGTATTTGGATGCGTATTGCTGATCCTCATTTAATTTATCATACAGATAGCAAAAAACGTATAAATCCTACAAAAAGCATTTATCTTGGTGATCATGTCTGGATAGGGCAATCTGCCATGATTTTAAAAGGAACACAAATACATTCTGGAAGTATTATTGGTGCATTAAGTGTTGTCAGTGGAAAAGAAATACCCTCTAACACTTCATGGGCTGGTAATCCATCTAGAAAAATTGCCGAGAATATCTTTTGGACTGATAAATGTGTCCATTCTTGGATTGATAATCAGACCGCTGAAAATAATGTCTGCAAAACCGATGCCTATACATATCACTATGATCCTAAAGAATTTATTGCATTTTCACAAATCGATCAAAAACTTACAGATGCTTCTAATTCTGAAGAGCGATATGCTTATTTAACTACCTTTACAACACACAAAGCTAAAAATCGCTTTACTGCGGAAAATCAAAAAAAATCTTCTACAAAATCTTTTTGTAAATTATCAAAACTATTTAAATAA
- a CDS encoding Ig-like domain-containing protein: MLFKEKKFIKFTVIIVTLCMLFLGETVSANAKVDKRKDLSEIKTIKIVNKKKVLYTNTWYTLKVKTNKKKISKNIIWKSSNPSVAKISTKGKITARKTGTTRITAIEEKSNIHTSYTVQVKKSKGLKKIKIISKKKKLLEGESVKLRLKRIPANTTYKDVKWISSNKNIATVSEKGVVQAKKAGVVTIRAKEPFTKKTSKIKLKIKEQHIPVTGIWWKSKITSMEVGEKIKLNAQIEPWNATNKKIIYSSSDKTKVSIDTNRGVLTALRPTEYVEVRATSVDGKYRATYQLKITKSKGYLTKQSLDKLNLTNVTKLMIVAHPDDETLWGGSHLIDSDYLVVCMSNGWYKKRSSDFERVMNQTGDPHIILDYPDIRKDWVTNGQYAYEMDLYSTCKNAMQEDIELLLNYKKWDEVITHNPDGEYGKLHHQMVSDMVTKVFQKSLKGKSKLYYFGHYYKKGEQIPGNKISEENLQIKERLVNEYQPTAKGAIEAFGHMIPYENWVLAEDWK; the protein is encoded by the coding sequence ATGCTATTTAAAGAAAAAAAATTTATAAAGTTTACTGTAATAATAGTTACATTATGTATGTTGTTTTTAGGAGAGACAGTATCTGCAAATGCAAAAGTAGATAAAAGAAAGGATTTATCAGAAATAAAAACAATAAAAATAGTAAATAAGAAAAAAGTTTTGTATACAAATACATGGTATACCTTAAAAGTAAAAACGAATAAGAAAAAAATTTCTAAGAATATAATCTGGAAGTCAAGTAATCCTTCTGTTGCAAAAATTTCTACAAAAGGAAAAATAACTGCAAGAAAAACAGGAACTACCAGAATAACTGCAATAGAAGAAAAAAGTAATATTCATACTTCATACACTGTTCAGGTGAAAAAATCCAAAGGATTAAAAAAAATTAAGATAATTTCCAAAAAGAAAAAGCTATTAGAAGGAGAGTCTGTAAAGCTGCGTTTGAAAAGAATTCCTGCAAATACAACTTATAAAGACGTAAAATGGATATCCAGTAATAAAAATATTGCAACAGTATCTGAAAAAGGTGTTGTACAGGCTAAGAAAGCAGGAGTTGTCACTATCAGAGCAAAAGAACCTTTTACGAAGAAAACATCAAAGATTAAATTAAAGATTAAAGAACAGCATATTCCAGTGACAGGAATTTGGTGGAAGTCCAAAATAACGTCTATGGAAGTTGGAGAAAAGATTAAATTAAATGCACAGATAGAACCATGGAATGCAACAAATAAAAAGATTATTTATTCCTCGAGTGATAAAACAAAAGTATCAATTGATACAAACAGGGGGGTGCTTACAGCTCTTCGTCCAACGGAATACGTAGAAGTAAGAGCAACTAGTGTTGATGGAAAGTATAGAGCAACATATCAATTGAAGATTACAAAAAGTAAAGGTTATCTTACAAAACAAAGTCTTGATAAGTTAAATCTTACGAATGTAACAAAGCTTATGATTGTTGCACATCCGGACGATGAAACTTTGTGGGGAGGATCCCATTTGATTGATTCGGATTATCTGGTAGTCTGTATGTCAAATGGCTGGTATAAAAAAAGAAGTTCTGATTTTGAAAGGGTAATGAACCAGACAGGTGACCCACATATTATTTTAGATTATCCAGATATAAGAAAAGATTGGGTTACAAATGGTCAATATGCATATGAAATGGACTTATATTCTACGTGTAAAAATGCGATGCAGGAGGATATAGAACTTTTATTAAATTATAAGAAATGGGATGAAGTTATTACACATAATCCAGATGGTGAATATGGGAAGTTACATCACCAAATGGTAAGCGATATGGTTACAAAAGTATTTCAAAAAAGCCTTAAAGGTAAATCGAAGCTGTATTACTTTGGTCATTATTATAAAAAAGGGGAACAAATTCCGGGCAATAAAATCAGTGAGGAAAACCTTCAAATAAAAGAAAGATTGGTTAATGAATACCAGCCAACAGCAAAAGGAGCAATAGAAGCATTTGGACATATGATACCTTATGAAAACTGGGTATTAGCAGAGGATTGGAAGTAA